In one window of Nocardia brasiliensis DNA:
- a CDS encoding NAD-dependent epimerase/dehydratase family protein yields the protein MTAYTPRRTALVLGGTGFVGGHIANTLRDNGYRTVTGSRRTESNDGTHRALDLETGDPRPLIEVLRTVRPALVVNAAGSYWGLNESQLHRSFVTATETVLAALAELPEQRPRYVHLGSVMEYGPLPELGAVDESVPTRPESAYGRTKLAATELVRAATAAGTVDGIVLRATNSIGPGVHAGSLIGKVGSALAANRDGRARIELSPLAAHRDYIDVRDLADAVLAAARPRAPVDVVNIGRGQALSVRELVERLVTISEVPVDIIESAAAPTAPGTSSIWLEVATETAARVLGWRVTRSIDQALHDYWRTLTH from the coding sequence ATGACCGCCTACACCCCGCGGCGCACCGCGCTCGTGCTCGGCGGCACCGGATTCGTCGGGGGCCATATCGCGAACACTCTGCGCGACAACGGCTATCGCACGGTCACCGGGTCACGCCGGACGGAGTCGAATGATGGCACGCACCGCGCCCTCGACCTCGAAACCGGTGACCCGCGCCCGCTGATCGAGGTGCTGCGCACCGTGCGACCGGCCCTCGTCGTGAACGCGGCCGGTTCCTACTGGGGACTGAACGAGTCGCAGCTGCATCGCTCGTTCGTCACCGCCACCGAGACCGTGCTCGCCGCACTTGCCGAGCTGCCCGAACAACGCCCGCGCTATGTCCATCTGGGCAGCGTGATGGAGTACGGCCCGCTGCCCGAGCTGGGCGCGGTCGACGAGTCGGTGCCCACCCGGCCCGAATCCGCCTACGGCCGCACGAAATTGGCGGCGACCGAGCTGGTCCGCGCGGCCACCGCCGCGGGCACGGTGGACGGCATCGTGCTGCGGGCGACCAACAGCATCGGTCCCGGCGTGCACGCGGGCAGCCTGATCGGCAAGGTCGGCTCGGCGCTGGCCGCGAATCGGGACGGCCGGGCCAGGATCGAACTGTCGCCGTTGGCCGCCCACCGCGACTACATCGACGTGCGCGACCTCGCCGACGCGGTGCTCGCCGCAGCCCGCCCGCGCGCCCCCGTCGACGTGGTGAACATCGGTCGCGGACAGGCGCTTTCGGTGCGCGAGCTGGTCGAGCGGCTGGTCACGATCAGCGAGGTGCCGGTCGACATCATCGAGTCCGCGGCCGCGCCGACCGCGCCGGGCACCAGCTCGATCTGGCTGGAGGTGGCCACCGAGACCGCCGCGCGGGTACTGGGCTGGCGGGTGACCCGCAGCATCGACCAAGCGCTGCACGACTATTGGCGCACCCTCACGCACTGA
- a CDS encoding amidohydrolase family protein — translation MDSTHTVLEDHDVLVVDGRIAAIGVDLVVPDDADEIDARGGIVMPGMIDTHRHMWQTTTRGYGADWTLSQYFVWFYLNWGKKFRPEDIHAGNLLGALEAIDSGVTTCVDWSHGLRTIDHADAAVDALASVPGRFVLAYGNIQDAPANWTGTTEFREFFDRRSGDVEGFQIAFDVTGDPSFPELPAFEVARELDLAVTTHAGVWGATGDDAVRLIHEHGFAEARTVYVHASTLSADSYARIAATGGSVSVSTESEQSAGQGYPATAALRAHGIPVSLSVDSCVLCSGDLFSAMRTTLGADRAYEHLRAHARGETVTHASVHADQAVEWATMGGARAIGRDGEIGSVEVGKKADLVLVRNDASPVMTPLLNPHGHIVLQAQRADVDTVLVDGRIVKRDHRLVGVDLAGARRAAQATVDYLRAEIGERAWREGMNPEIPETKVLDNPYTYTDYRSAATHGDHASK, via the coding sequence ATGGATTCCACCCACACCGTGCTGGAAGACCACGATGTGCTCGTGGTCGACGGCCGGATCGCCGCCATCGGTGTCGATCTCGTCGTTCCCGACGACGCCGATGAGATCGACGCTCGCGGCGGCATCGTCATGCCCGGGATGATCGACACCCACCGGCACATGTGGCAGACCACGACCCGTGGCTACGGTGCCGACTGGACCCTGTCGCAGTACTTCGTGTGGTTCTACCTGAACTGGGGCAAGAAATTTCGGCCCGAGGACATCCACGCCGGGAATCTCCTCGGCGCGCTGGAGGCGATCGACAGCGGGGTGACCACCTGCGTGGATTGGTCGCACGGCCTGCGGACCATCGACCACGCCGACGCCGCGGTCGACGCGCTCGCCTCGGTGCCTGGCAGGTTCGTGCTGGCCTACGGCAATATCCAGGACGCGCCCGCGAACTGGACGGGCACAACAGAATTCCGCGAGTTCTTCGACCGCCGGTCCGGCGATGTCGAGGGCTTCCAGATCGCCTTCGACGTCACCGGCGATCCGAGTTTTCCCGAGCTGCCCGCGTTCGAGGTCGCCCGCGAACTCGATCTGGCGGTGACCACGCACGCCGGGGTCTGGGGAGCGACCGGCGACGACGCCGTTCGACTGATCCATGAGCACGGCTTCGCGGAGGCTAGGACGGTGTATGTGCACGCCTCGACGCTGTCGGCGGACTCCTACGCCCGCATCGCGGCGACCGGGGGATCGGTGTCGGTGTCCACGGAGAGCGAACAGAGCGCCGGGCAGGGCTACCCCGCGACCGCTGCCCTGCGCGCCCATGGCATTCCGGTCTCGCTGTCGGTGGACAGCTGTGTGCTGTGCAGCGGTGATCTGTTCTCCGCCATGCGGACAACGCTCGGCGCGGATCGCGCCTACGAACATCTGCGGGCGCACGCGCGCGGCGAGACCGTCACCCATGCCTCGGTGCATGCCGACCAGGCTGTCGAGTGGGCCACCATGGGTGGTGCGCGAGCGATCGGGCGCGACGGCGAGATCGGCAGTGTGGAGGTCGGCAAGAAGGCGGACCTCGTACTCGTCCGCAACGACGCTTCGCCGGTGATGACGCCGCTGCTCAACCCGCACGGGCACATCGTTTTGCAAGCCCAGCGTGCCGATGTCGACACGGTGCTGGTCGACGGCCGGATCGTGAAGCGCGATCACCGCCTGGTCGGTGTCGACCTGGCCGGTGCGCGCCGCGCGGCGCAGGCGACGGTCGACTACCTGCGCGCCGAGATAGGGGAGCGGGCCTGGCGCGAGGGTATGAATCCGGAGATCCCCGAGACCAAGGTCCTCGACAACCCCTACACCTACACCGACTACCGGTCAGCGGCCACACACGGTGACCACGCGTCGAAGTGA
- a CDS encoding GntR family transcriptional regulator, translating to MAKSGGTTRTDGIHQALRADILGGRLMPGERLKFPDLADRYQVSVGATREALTRLVAEGLVVTRPHLGYQVRPLSHQDLAELTQARVEIESLVLRLSVLEGDMRWEADAVAAHHLLERTRYRDPADPDHPTDEWSQAHAAFHRALLAGCRNQRLIDTARSLRQEAELYLQWSVSLGNEPGRDLAAEHRALLDAALARDADHAQELLRDHIAHTAQLLISCAPDQPNANE from the coding sequence ATGGCGAAGAGCGGCGGCACGACCCGTACCGACGGCATTCATCAGGCGCTGCGCGCCGATATCCTCGGCGGTCGGCTGATGCCGGGTGAACGACTCAAGTTCCCGGACCTGGCCGACCGCTACCAGGTCAGCGTCGGCGCCACCCGCGAGGCGCTGACCAGGCTCGTCGCCGAGGGACTTGTGGTGACGAGGCCGCATCTGGGCTACCAGGTCCGGCCGCTGTCGCATCAGGATCTGGCCGAGCTGACGCAGGCGCGAGTGGAGATCGAATCCCTGGTGCTGCGGCTGTCCGTACTGGAAGGTGACATGCGGTGGGAGGCGGACGCCGTTGCGGCACACCACCTTCTGGAACGCACCCGCTACCGCGATCCGGCGGATCCGGACCATCCGACCGACGAGTGGTCGCAGGCGCACGCGGCCTTTCACCGGGCGTTGCTGGCCGGCTGCCGCAACCAGCGGCTGATCGACACGGCCCGCTCGCTACGACAGGAGGCCGAACTGTATCTGCAGTGGTCGGTATCCCTCGGCAACGAACCCGGCCGCGACCTCGCCGCCGAACATCGCGCACTGCTCGACGCCGCACTGGCTCGCGACGCCGACCACGCGCAGGAGTTGCTGCGCGATCACATCGCGCACACCGCCCAGCTGCTGATCAGCTGCGCCCCCGATCAACCCAACGCCAACGAATGA
- a CDS encoding response regulator transcription factor, translating to MIRVALVEDQTTLRGAIRTLLELEPDLTVVADLGSGAGVPEIFDETRPDVVLLDIEMGEESGLALAEKLAERPDPPLLMILTTFERPGYVRRALEAGVRAYLTKNTPVGDIAQAIREVVAGRMLIEDQQLRAAMSVGQNPLTERERDVLVAARSHDTVAEIAAHLHLSVSTVSNYITAAISKTGSRNRIEAIRFAEDNGWL from the coding sequence ATGATTCGTGTGGCGCTGGTCGAGGACCAGACAACGTTGCGAGGGGCCATCCGCACGCTGCTCGAGCTGGAGCCCGATCTCACGGTCGTCGCCGATCTCGGTTCGGGCGCCGGCGTGCCGGAGATCTTCGACGAGACCCGCCCCGACGTGGTGCTGCTCGACATCGAGATGGGCGAGGAGAGCGGGCTCGCGCTCGCCGAGAAACTGGCCGAACGCCCCGACCCGCCGCTGCTGATGATCCTGACCACCTTCGAACGTCCCGGCTACGTGCGCCGCGCGCTGGAGGCGGGCGTGCGGGCCTATCTCACCAAGAACACGCCGGTCGGCGATATCGCGCAGGCGATCCGCGAGGTCGTCGCGGGCCGCATGCTCATCGAGGACCAGCAGCTGCGCGCCGCGATGTCGGTGGGCCAGAACCCGCTGACCGAACGGGAACGCGACGTGCTGGTGGCCGCGCGTTCGCACGACACGGTCGCCGAGATCGCCGCGCATCTGCATCTGTCGGTGAGCACGGTCAGCAACTACATCACCGCCGCGATCTCGAAGACGGGCTCGCGCAACCGGATCGAGGCGATCCGGTTCGCGGAGGACAACGGCTGGCTGTGA
- a CDS encoding quinone oxidoreductase family protein, whose amino-acid sequence MDAVYCQRPDPADPLAALRIGERPQPAAPVGWTTVRMRAASLNMRDIATLRGIGVPAHAYPLILGNDGAGTLADGSEVVVHASVGSAGWTGPEALDPDRMVLGSYHQGTFAGCATIPRRNAVPKPPELSFAEAACLPTAWLTAYRMLFVTAGVRAGQTIVVRGRRGLGSIATALIALAAAADIEVCVRADAADHALARRCGAAVVTSAEQPLPTGLDAAFDAGIDVADWWWPIEVLRPGAPIVCSGYRAGAITGFDTVAAARALHTLIFAEHRLVGSGMGTAADLAALMDFLVRTGLRPRIAREFTLRDAATGFRAMLGASVAGKIVFQIP is encoded by the coding sequence ATGGACGCCGTCTATTGCCAGCGCCCCGATCCCGCCGACCCGCTGGCCGCGCTGCGGATCGGGGAACGCCCGCAGCCCGCGGCGCCGGTCGGATGGACGACGGTGCGGATGCGCGCCGCGTCGCTGAACATGCGCGACATCGCGACGCTGCGCGGCATCGGGGTGCCCGCGCACGCCTATCCGCTCATCCTCGGCAACGACGGCGCCGGCACGCTCGCCGACGGTTCGGAGGTGGTGGTGCACGCGTCGGTGGGGTCGGCGGGATGGACCGGACCCGAGGCGCTCGATCCGGACCGGATGGTGCTCGGCTCCTATCACCAGGGCACCTTTGCGGGCTGCGCGACGATTCCGCGCCGCAACGCGGTGCCCAAACCGCCGGAACTCTCCTTCGCCGAGGCCGCCTGCCTGCCGACCGCGTGGCTGACGGCCTACCGAATGTTGTTCGTGACCGCGGGGGTTCGTGCGGGTCAGACGATCGTGGTGCGCGGGCGCCGCGGTCTGGGCAGCATCGCGACGGCCCTCATCGCGCTCGCCGCCGCGGCGGACATCGAGGTCTGCGTCCGGGCCGACGCCGCCGATCACGCGTTGGCGCGGCGCTGCGGCGCGGCCGTCGTGACGAGTGCCGAGCAGCCGTTGCCCACCGGCTTGGACGCTGCCTTCGACGCGGGCATCGATGTCGCGGACTGGTGGTGGCCGATCGAGGTGCTGCGCCCCGGCGCGCCGATCGTCTGTTCCGGTTACCGGGCGGGCGCGATCACCGGTTTCGACACCGTCGCCGCCGCGCGGGCGCTGCACACGCTGATCTTCGCCGAGCATCGGCTGGTCGGCTCTGGCATGGGCACCGCAGCGGACCTCGCGGCACTGATGGACTTTCTGGTGCGCACCGGACTGCGCCCGCGCATCGCGCGGGAATTCACCCTGCGCGATGCCGCGACCGGGTTCCGGGCGATGCTGGGCGCGAGTGTCGCGGGCAAGATCGTCTTCCAGATCCCCTGA
- a CDS encoding sensor histidine kinase, which yields MRPIDRAKAMVVQMRRRIWNLGVGVGDTGPGGMYVLLIALALPLWEASTWPVGRLAAAVCAVAVFGTLFVWSQSDMAGRPMRVRLGLLVAMTAVAAAGAAVFGTSWVVVLLLTAVACVNLLPLVLGSALGVVAVGAIAWAVLGEGGAALMVFGAGMIAVLRARLLLEIVQSRATRQAMAAAAVGDERLRIARDLHDLLGNSLATMLVKAELAQRLAHRDPDAAAAAAAEVQQVGRQTMLEVQEAVRGYRATTLADEVERAKQSLALLRDGLTVRIPERVWDEQVDTLLGWVVREAVTNVLRHADASRCAITVRVHEQPRAVELTVDNDELFGRSSGGGGHGLIGLAERARGLGGTVSAGPTADGGFRLAVSVPLPAARPAESSA from the coding sequence ATGCGACCGATTGATCGCGCGAAAGCAATGGTCGTCCAGATGCGCCGCCGAATCTGGAATCTGGGTGTCGGGGTGGGCGACACCGGGCCCGGCGGAATGTATGTGCTGCTGATCGCGCTCGCGCTGCCGCTGTGGGAGGCGAGCACGTGGCCGGTCGGCCGGTTGGCCGCCGCCGTGTGCGCGGTCGCCGTTTTCGGCACGCTGTTCGTCTGGAGTCAGTCGGATATGGCGGGGCGCCCGATGCGAGTGCGGCTCGGACTGCTTGTGGCCATGACCGCGGTCGCGGCGGCGGGCGCAGCGGTTTTCGGCACGTCCTGGGTGGTCGTGCTGCTGCTCACCGCGGTCGCGTGCGTCAATCTGCTGCCGCTGGTGCTCGGTTCGGCGCTGGGCGTGGTCGCGGTCGGCGCCATCGCCTGGGCGGTCCTCGGCGAGGGCGGGGCGGCGCTGATGGTGTTCGGCGCGGGCATGATCGCGGTGCTGCGCGCGCGTTTGCTGCTCGAGATCGTGCAGTCCAGGGCCACCAGGCAGGCGATGGCCGCGGCCGCGGTCGGGGACGAACGGCTGCGGATCGCGCGGGATCTGCACGATCTGCTCGGCAACAGCCTGGCCACCATGCTGGTGAAAGCCGAACTGGCGCAACGGCTCGCCCATCGCGATCCGGACGCCGCGGCGGCGGCCGCCGCCGAGGTGCAGCAGGTGGGCAGGCAGACCATGCTCGAGGTACAGGAGGCCGTGCGCGGCTATCGGGCAACCACGCTCGCCGACGAGGTGGAGCGCGCCAAGCAGAGCCTCGCGCTGCTGCGCGACGGCCTCACGGTGCGCATCCCGGAACGGGTGTGGGACGAACAGGTCGACACGTTGCTCGGCTGGGTGGTGCGCGAAGCCGTGACCAACGTGCTGCGGCACGCGGACGCGAGCCGCTGCGCCATCACGGTCCGGGTGCACGAGCAGCCGCGCGCGGTCGAGTTGACCGTCGACAACGACGAGCTTTTCGGCCGCTCGTCCGGCGGTGGCGGGCACGGCTTGATCGGTCTGGCCGAGCGCGCCCGCGGCCTGGGCGGGACGGTGAGCGCGGGCCCGACGGCCGACGGCGGGTTCCGGCTCGCGGTGTCGGTGCCGTTGCCCGCCGCACGACCGGCAGAATCGTCGGCATGA
- a CDS encoding Gfo/Idh/MocA family protein: MLRWGILGTAQIAERRMMPALARHPAAELVAIGSRDPRRAARWATQHGLRTAGEYQRVLDDAAVDAVYLPLPNALHGDWIERSLRAGKDVLVEKPMLPPRLDRTELDTARELFALAADQGRTLMECMTFPRHRQHTAVRELVAAGAIGELRQLTVRFTIPERAPDDFRYRADLGGGALADLGCYALRAALFFLRPDLRVEHSRTRRDDRFPGVDLSGSARLRDGAGTQADLEFAIGAPYRCEYHLAGTEGSISVERAFTLPHDLAPRVFLDRAGDIQQLHLAPDDQFGNILTDFTAAHEGAQPGEHPDAAATLRTMELAADVLGVGSR, translated from the coding sequence ATGCTGCGCTGGGGAATCCTGGGTACCGCACAGATCGCCGAGCGGCGAATGATGCCGGCGCTCGCGCGGCACCCGGCCGCCGAACTCGTCGCGATCGGCAGCCGTGACCCGCGGCGCGCGGCGCGCTGGGCCACACAGCACGGGCTGCGCACCGCGGGCGAATACCAGCGGGTGCTCGACGACGCCGCGGTGGACGCGGTCTACCTGCCGCTGCCGAACGCGCTGCACGGCGACTGGATCGAGCGGTCCTTACGCGCGGGCAAGGACGTGCTCGTCGAGAAGCCGATGCTGCCGCCGCGGCTGGACCGCACCGAGCTCGACACCGCGAGAGAGCTTTTCGCGCTCGCGGCCGACCAGGGACGCACCCTGATGGAGTGCATGACCTTTCCGCGACACCGCCAGCACACGGCGGTGCGTGAGCTGGTCGCGGCCGGCGCGATCGGCGAGCTGCGACAGCTCACCGTCCGGTTCACGATTCCGGAGCGAGCCCCGGACGACTTCCGCTACCGCGCGGATCTCGGCGGCGGCGCGCTGGCCGATCTCGGCTGCTACGCCCTGCGCGCCGCGCTGTTTTTCCTGAGACCCGACCTGCGGGTGGAACATTCGCGCACGCGCCGCGACGACCGCTTCCCCGGCGTCGACCTGTCGGGTTCGGCCCGGTTGCGCGACGGCGCGGGCACGCAGGCCGACCTGGAGTTCGCGATCGGCGCGCCCTACCGCTGCGAGTACCACCTCGCAGGCACCGAGGGCAGCATCTCGGTGGAGCGGGCGTTCACCCTCCCCCACGATCTCGCGCCCCGGGTTTTCCTCGATCGCGCGGGCGATATCCAACAGCTGCATCTGGCCCCCGACGACCAGTTCGGCAACATCCTCACCGATTTCACCGCCGCGCACGAGGGCGCACAACCGGGCGAACACCCCGACGCCGCCGCGACATTGCGAACGATGGAGCTGGCCGCGGACGTGCTCGGCGTGGGGTCGCGATGA
- a CDS encoding dTDP-4-dehydrorhamnose 3,5-epimerase family protein has protein sequence MPHRDGDTAVPGAGPSGAARPATIVATELALPDVYLLRSHQFPDERGHFQELSRTDVLERITGYPVRLEQVNISVSRRGVIRGIHVVARAPGQSKLVTCVRGSIIDIAVDLRVGSPTFGRFELVALDERMTAGVYLGPGVGHAFVATAEDTRVLYQCSTLYTPGSELAVNVLDPALGLPLTTGFDPILSENDRGAPTLAELLEQDLLPHYRPR, from the coding sequence ATGCCCCACCGAGACGGTGACACCGCGGTGCCCGGCGCCGGGCCGTCCGGAGCCGCGCGACCGGCGACGATCGTCGCGACCGAGCTCGCGCTGCCGGATGTCTACCTGTTGCGCTCGCACCAGTTTCCGGACGAACGCGGGCACTTCCAGGAACTCAGCCGCACCGATGTGCTCGAGCGGATCACCGGCTACCCGGTCCGGCTCGAGCAGGTGAACATCTCCGTCTCGCGGCGCGGGGTGATCCGCGGCATCCACGTGGTGGCTCGCGCGCCAGGGCAGTCGAAGCTGGTGACCTGTGTGCGTGGCTCGATCATCGACATCGCGGTCGACCTGCGGGTCGGTTCGCCGACCTTCGGCCGGTTCGAACTGGTCGCGCTCGACGAGCGGATGACCGCCGGGGTCTATCTCGGGCCCGGCGTCGGCCACGCGTTCGTCGCCACGGCCGAGGACACCCGCGTGCTCTACCAGTGCTCGACGCTCTATACCCCAGGCAGCGAGCTCGCGGTGAATGTGCTCGACCCGGCCCTCGGTTTGCCCTTGACCACCGGATTCGATCCGATCCTTTCCGAAAACGACCGTGGCGCACCGACTCTGGCCGAACTGCTGGAGCAGGACCTGCTGCCGCACTATCGCCCGCGCTGA
- a CDS encoding YybH family protein: MTDKKVATEPNDLGRYFIERVNAGDVDGLVALYEPDAVLAFPPGNVATGHAEIRKVLAQFVAAAPQLSPGRQHPALVSGDLALTATTLTTGEVTAEVARRQPDGSWLLVVDQPVLVP; encoded by the coding sequence ATGACCGACAAGAAAGTGGCCACCGAGCCGAACGACCTGGGCAGATATTTCATCGAACGCGTCAACGCGGGCGACGTCGACGGGCTGGTGGCGTTGTACGAGCCGGACGCGGTGCTGGCGTTCCCGCCCGGCAACGTCGCGACCGGGCATGCGGAGATCCGGAAGGTGCTCGCGCAGTTCGTCGCGGCCGCGCCGCAGCTCTCGCCGGGTAGGCAGCATCCGGCGCTGGTGAGCGGCGACCTGGCGCTGACCGCGACCACGCTGACCACCGGTGAGGTGACCGCCGAAGTCGCCCGCCGCCAGCCGGACGGGTCGTGGTTGCTGGTAGTGGACCAGCCGGTGCTCGTGCCGTAA
- a CDS encoding NDP-hexose 2,3-dehydratase family protein, protein MGNAAQVEQQSVATFDDELAWRFARSAAVTATPLCSVDGFHDWFAACRRADQLVVEQIPFADLVGWQFDDDGNLGHDSGRFFTIEGLDVRTDFGFVEHWQQPIINQPEIGVLGILVKEFDGVLHFLMQAKAEPGNIGGVQLSPTVQATRSNYLRVHQGRAVPYLEHFLDARPEAVLVDVLQSEQGAWFLRKRNRNIVVEATGPVETLPGFCWLTLGVLRELLRQDNTVNMDARTVLSCVPWRIDPARAAAGDEFTRALARGLDPSAAARHGAAEILHWLTDLKARHELRQRLMPLGAVADWRRGADEIAHVTGKYFRVIAARVSAGQREVDSWTQPLLAPVGQGVAVFLATAIDGVLHLLVNAKLEAGVLDVAELAPSVQCQPANHRDLPVHRRPAFLREVLDDELGTVRYSGLQSEEGGRFQHADNRYQIRLLPADFPLTEPPGFRWMTPAQITNLLIHSNYANVQARSLMACLLASW, encoded by the coding sequence ATGGGGAATGCCGCACAGGTCGAGCAGCAATCGGTCGCCACCTTCGACGACGAGCTGGCCTGGCGGTTCGCCCGCTCGGCCGCCGTCACCGCGACACCGCTGTGCTCGGTCGACGGCTTCCACGACTGGTTCGCCGCGTGCCGGCGCGCCGATCAGCTGGTCGTCGAGCAGATTCCGTTCGCCGACCTGGTCGGCTGGCAGTTCGACGACGACGGCAATCTGGGCCACGACAGCGGCCGGTTCTTCACCATCGAGGGACTGGACGTGCGCACCGATTTCGGCTTCGTCGAGCACTGGCAGCAGCCCATCATCAATCAGCCCGAGATCGGCGTGCTCGGCATCCTCGTCAAGGAATTCGACGGGGTGCTGCACTTCCTGATGCAGGCCAAGGCCGAGCCGGGAAACATCGGCGGCGTGCAGCTCTCGCCGACCGTGCAGGCCACGCGCAGCAACTACCTGCGGGTCCATCAGGGGCGAGCGGTCCCCTACCTCGAGCACTTCCTCGACGCGAGGCCCGAGGCGGTCCTGGTCGACGTGCTGCAATCCGAGCAGGGCGCGTGGTTCCTGCGCAAGCGCAACCGCAACATCGTCGTGGAGGCCACCGGCCCGGTCGAGACGCTGCCGGGCTTCTGCTGGCTCACCCTCGGCGTGCTGCGCGAGCTGCTGCGCCAGGACAACACCGTGAACATGGACGCGCGCACCGTGCTCTCGTGTGTGCCGTGGCGGATCGATCCGGCGCGGGCCGCCGCCGGTGACGAATTCACCCGCGCGCTGGCGCGTGGGCTCGATCCGAGCGCCGCCGCGCGGCACGGCGCGGCCGAAATACTGCACTGGCTCACCGATCTCAAGGCCAGGCACGAGCTGCGCCAGCGGCTCATGCCGCTGGGCGCGGTCGCGGACTGGCGGCGCGGCGCCGACGAGATCGCCCACGTCACCGGCAAGTACTTCCGCGTGATCGCGGCCAGGGTGAGTGCCGGTCAGCGCGAGGTGGATTCGTGGACCCAACCGCTGCTCGCCCCGGTCGGCCAGGGCGTCGCGGTGTTCCTCGCCACCGCGATCGACGGCGTGCTGCACCTGCTGGTGAACGCCAAACTCGAGGCGGGCGTGCTCGACGTCGCCGAGCTCGCGCCATCGGTCCAGTGCCAGCCGGCCAACCACCGAGACCTGCCCGTCCACCGCAGACCCGCCTTCCTGCGCGAGGTACTCGACGACGAGCTCGGCACCGTGCGCTACAGCGGGTTGCAGTCCGAAGAGGGCGGCCGCTTCCAGCACGCGGACAACCGCTACCAAATCCGTTTGCTCCCAGCTGATTTCCCGCTCACCGAGCCGCCTGGCTTCCGCTGGATGACACCGGCGCAGATCACCAATCTGCTGATCCACAGCAACTACGCCAACGTGCAGGCGCGCAGCCTGATGGCCTGTCTGCTGGCGAGTTGGTGA
- a CDS encoding alpha/beta fold hydrolase, protein MTDTERHTQGIADWVTTRDGRRLYAMWLPGPDTGDQATPTVVFEAGAGASRSSWALVQPEVARHTRAIVYDRSGLGNSAPTASERTLSAMADDLNDVLDHFEPGPFLLVGHSAGGPIVRLAAARRPDRIAGLVLVDPTDEAAASLFGKGFRRAERRMIATAAVLARLGLLKMLYRKQIRSSPPDVRRDLAREGFGPGVVRTMRRQAHTFLDELAVWRANPPEDAGVPVTVISGGRAGDGMNATWRAEANAAHAHRAATAHRGRYVVAERSAHTVPLTEPAVIVREVAALLP, encoded by the coding sequence ATGACCGACACCGAACGACATACGCAGGGAATCGCCGACTGGGTCACCACCCGCGACGGACGGCGGCTGTACGCCATGTGGCTGCCCGGCCCGGATACCGGCGACCAAGCCACGCCCACAGTCGTTTTCGAGGCGGGCGCGGGCGCCAGCCGCTCGAGCTGGGCGCTGGTGCAGCCCGAGGTCGCACGGCACACGCGCGCGATCGTCTACGACCGCTCCGGACTCGGCAACAGCGCACCCACCGCATCCGAACGCACCCTCAGCGCCATGGCCGACGACCTCAACGACGTGCTCGACCACTTCGAGCCCGGCCCGTTCCTGCTCGTCGGCCACAGCGCGGGCGGACCCATCGTCCGGCTCGCCGCGGCACGCCGCCCCGACCGGATCGCGGGCCTGGTCCTCGTCGACCCGACCGACGAAGCCGCCGCATCCCTGTTCGGCAAAGGCTTCCGCCGCGCCGAACGCAGAATGATCGCCACCGCCGCCGTCCTCGCACGGCTCGGGCTACTGAAAATGCTGTATCGCAAGCAGATTCGCTCCTCCCCGCCCGACGTGCGCCGTGATCTGGCGCGGGAGGGCTTCGGCCCCGGCGTGGTGCGCACCATGCGCAGGCAGGCCCACACCTTCCTCGACGAACTCGCCGTCTGGCGCGCGAACCCACCCGAGGACGCGGGCGTCCCGGTCACCGTCATCTCGGGTGGCCGCGCGGGCGACGGCATGAACGCGACGTGGCGGGCCGAGGCCAACGCCGCGCACGCGCATCGCGCCGCGACCGCCCACCGCGGCCGCTACGTCGTCGCCGAGCGGTCCGCGCACACTGTCCCGCTGACCGAGCCGGCGGTCATCGTCCGGGAGGTCGCCGCGCTGCTACCGTAA